The region tttggaggattttgtttatatatatatattaatatataaagataaagattcaTTTGGTGatcaaattggttgaaattgaaaactagggACTACATTGATAGTTGgcaaacaattgagggaccaaaatggtgattaacttagtcaaaataaattttcaccaaTTATTAGAGCTAATGATTTAATTCATTATACAAGTTGCTAAACATAGGAATTTAAGTCCCAAActccttttaaatttttagactGAAACTTTTCATAATCACATTTACAGagttcactagtacaaaattgaACAACCGCTATACTTGTACATGACTTTTCGCGACACTTGTACAAATGTAGCAGACGTTGGAGTCGtagaaaatcaaattaaagctTTCATCAACACTTGTAACAAGTGTCGcggattcctttttttttttttttttacaaggaTATTCGCAACACGTTTTAAGTTGAAAGTGTTGTGGATACCCcatcttttataaaaaaaaaataataataaaatatgcatACAGTATTTTAATTTCCAAATCAGTCAAATGAAAGTCGTGACCTCAACGATccaatatcattttgatttcCAGATCAATCAACTAATATAGAAATGCACAAAAAAGAGAATGATTATTGGTCTGTTTACAGACCATGAGACAAAGACgaataattgaagaaaaggGCATtcgaaaattagagaaaaacCTCTTCAGATAAATGAGCAGtacattttcaaaatgaaagaaacgaaaaaaattaaaattaattatttttaccctAATATATTTGTCcaatataaataattgcagtCATGCTCCCAATGAGATTTGAACACTTGATGTCAACatgtttgtaattatttattttggacatattaatgaaatatattggtggtaaaaataattaattttaaatatttataagataataatatatgagttggaatataaatatcatgatatatcaataataatgtTAGCACCACGTAAGCTAAGTTAATGGTAATATTAACACCGTTAATTATTATCCTTAATTGTATCACGTTTTTAAAGTATAAggactaaattaaacaaaataaagatacaaggactaaattgaataaaacgCGATAGTACATGGATCTCATAAGTACTTTGTCCATGTGGGCAGGGGCAAAGCCAATTGGGGCAGTGGGGCAGCTGTCTTCTCCCCTAACCCcacccctttatatatatatgtatgtttatatatacatatatagcattaaattatatataaaacctATACTTAtgtataaattgtaaatattttgaATAGTTAGTTGGTTGAACTTTAACTTTgatgttattatgttatttatgtCACAGTTCAAATCTCACTAGCAACACTTTTCcttattagtttattttttatgaatcattcaattaacaaattaaatgctcTTTTAGTCTATTTTTTATGAATCAATTTAATTAACATTGCCAAAGGCCTTGCGATCGAGCGTCATAGCCGTGgcttctcaaatgagaggtctcagGTTTGAAccgagtcaatagtactaaaaaaaaaagtaatatacaGGTTTATATTATAGTTCATTGTATTCGAATTagaattaatttagaaaaacttaaagttgatcgatctaactaaaaaaaattaaaattgaaatgtatTTATGAAACATAGTGTTttttctattcaaattattttatctaattgattaaattttatattttgtcataaatagtTTTACAATTTCACCTCACTTAAGTATATTTTTGGCTCTGCCGCTAACTATATCTATAATCTATCAAAACattctattgtaatttataatgtattttgtatttgaaccttATTATGGATGTTTGATAGTTTGTTATTGACATTTCTAACATTATTTAAACTTCGCCACACTCAGTGGCGAAGCCACACCCCACTCCCCCACctcatataatgtatatatattaattataccaatatttaaataaatgttaagTCATCTTAGATGGCGAGACCattatttctatttaatatGAAATGATCAGTTGTTTAAATTTGCAACACTTAGTTTAGTTTTTCGAATTTTCTAATACCAATAGTGagaattttaattggattttttatttgtaacattgtggcttcttcttcttcttctttttatttttatttgtaacattatggcttcttttttttcctctaatattaatagtgagatgagtgagttttttatttgtaacattgtgacttcttctcttttttatttatattttttctttttaaatattaatagtgaggtgaatgatttataatgtgtttttcattcaaactattttatcaaattaattatgttttatattttgttttaagtacttttttttatcttgatgtactttttattttttatcactAGTCAACCATATTTATGACTCAGTATCTaaatgtttcattttttttttcaaaacatctagTTAGTTTTAATCTTTTGTCCCCATAGGAGAAAATTTCTGACTCCGCCGAACTTAGATAATTTTCTTGATCTGCCCTTGCAAGTGGGCTGTCCATCCaaatttatggtttttttttttaattttttttttaatgttagcACTTAGCAGGAAGTTTGGTTCTGAGAAACCATATTGGACTGTAATTGTGAAATGTTGGTACTGTTTCAGATTTATCATCCCGAATGAATTTTCCTTTTATATGGTAACCATTCAATAATCATACATCGTATATATCAGGAAATGGaatgcatataaatatatatgtgatgATTTGATGATGAAATGGATGTTCTAATTAATCATGGGGCTTGTATGCAATGAACATGATGCACTGGACTTGGCGCACGTTATCGAAGCCGAGAATTCTAACCCATGAACCCGGGTATGCCTTTTTGCACTCCTCCAGCTCCGCCACCACTTGGGTCGCATCCGTGCACCCGAACATCGGCAGCTTCCACATCGTCCAGTATCTTCCGTCGTAGTATCCCGGTGAACTGTGGCATTCACGGTATACGAATCCTTTCTGCACAACTAGCCTCAAATTCAATATCATATATAACAACTTTTATCCAAGACTTAGTTTAAACACACTTAGggatattcacaatttcaatatggattgagttttttttttttttttttttgataatatataatggGTGATAGATGAGTCGGGGTAGGTTTTAAGTGTTGATCGTGCTCACGTTTCACCCCTAAGCAATCATTgttgttgcacttttcgtccttttattaactttttatgTTCACTTTTCGTCCATAAGTTATACTAAAGTTGCAAATTCCGTCCCtatgttttgttagtaaaaaagacaaaaagtgcaataacaataataacttatgaacgaaaagtgagcatgaccaatcattagggacgaattctaatttagggacgaaaagtgcaacattttcatttagttattatatatatttgaatatttgataaGATAATAAGTTATGGATAACCGTAGTGGGCACTCACATCCGATGGGATGGATGTAGGTTTTAAAAAAGTCCATTCAATGCAGATCGCGAAAATGAGTGGATAAATTATAAGGTGAGTAGGTAGTAAATGTAGTGCACCCGACCCATTATCATTCCTAAACAAATTGGAACTGtaattatccaaaaataaataaataaataaaagaatctTTGACCTCAGTCTCGAATTCCAAGCAAGGAACCCATCCATTGTTAAGCAGGTACTCCACTTGTTTGAGCAATTGCTCAGTGCTCATTGTAGGCAGGTATGACAGGGTCTCGAACTTCTTCTTGCCGTACGGCGGCCAAACCTGCACGtacccatatatataaatatatatttattaattatatatatgtacatcaATATATTGCTCATTAGTATCATCTTGAATTGTAAGTGATAATGTTTTATGAGTGTATACCTGCATGCATTGTACTCTACTGCCGTTGGTTGCTATGGAAGTAAAGTCGGCGGATTTCCTAGTGACGGGGAATGAGGCGGTGGACTTGAGACCGGTGAAAGGTGCGACCATGTTGGCTTGGGCAGCGGTGGCGCGGCTAGCAATGGCGGTGGAGGAGAGGACTGAGGACGCCATTACTGCCGATGATCGATATATATATTCTCTGCGCTAGCTAGCTGCTAAGTTAGTTCGCTACTTTACTTTGTAATATTGGTGGTGATCATTGGGATGCTGAGGCTTGCTATATATAGCCATAAGGTGTCACATGAGTCCAATCTAACGGGCGACGTTGAATCAACCTAATCTTTTAGGAACCACGACCATTGGATTTCTGTGGTTCTTGACATCACAACCTTAATATCCACATCAAGGCAAATGTATTGATATAAGCCACCACAAAAGGACTGCCACGTGGCTAgcttgtcttttttttttttttttttggctgtaCCTAAGTTTCCACTGTAGTCTGTAGAACACTATGACTAATTCTCTTGCTGAATTGTAGGTACCTCTATTTGGTGGGACAATTGACTTGGAGATTTAAGGCTGTTGCGTATCAAAGCCAAAGATCGAACCTTTTAGTTAATGATGGATGAGTCATtttcactcaaccacaccccagATTTGTGGCTTGTACGTGACGGTAAATATGTGTTACCGatatattttgagtattattagtattagtgtTGAGTACAATATTGATTACAATGCTCAGTAAAATAGTAAATTTCAGTCCAGTAATGTTGTGTGTGTCAGAAAGTGTCCCCCTCCTCTATAACAAGGCTCTTCTTATACTTGAGGTACAACGACtctttgtgacttgtaatagtTATTCAATGATGGTCAGCCTTCAATGGTAGTGGAGCTGTTGATAATGATGGTGAGAAGtaactcctcttcaatgtgcTGACCACTCATCTTCAATGTGCCACCTTTGTATAACAGGTGACCGttgttgccttcgggtcagtgctggTGGTCCGGGTCTAatgctgatgcccaattatcctatCACCAgtcccccactccctagccaacgagagtggttgaggtggtttgggagtaataacgtgtgtaaaaattattttttttttcgaacggCAAGAGAATTATAGCCGAGGCGAGGCCGATGCCTCTGCCAATTTTTGGCCGAGATCAGGCCTCGGCCAATTGTTCACATTAACATTGATGGTTTTGTGACCCCGGGGTGGTCACTCGGCGGGCCAACACAACCGATTGAATCAACACAACGtagaaataaacaaataaaaacaagagTAAGACACAGTATTTTGATGTGGAAACCAGAAGGTAAAAACCACATGCCTTTTTGAGCGGTGCTAAGCCGAAATTTCACTATTATTGTATGGTATTTGTACATGTCTGTTTTGcttctctcttttctcacgTTACAACTCTCCCCCCTTTCCTTCTCCTTGAGTCTAGCTTATGTAGCAGTAGAAATGGGTGGAAGAATAACTAATAATAAATGGTAAATAAATGTCGTAATTATTTGGGGGTTAGTGGGATTTTATGAGTATGTAGCTAATATGGGAAATAAATGGGACATAATGGAGCTTAAATTGGAGGTTATTTAGGAAAGGTAACAGAAGGATAATTAGCTAGGGAGCCAAGACTGCTTGATCGCTTTCCGAGTGCCGACTGCTGATTGTCGAGTCCGAGGCCCGACTGTCTTATTGGGTGGTACCGACCGGTTATCTAAGTTCGGTATCTATCAAACATGTTAGTTACTATTTAGTGAACTTGTTTTACTAGCAAGTACAAACATGTCCGCTCTTTGTATCACATATGTAATAGCATATGACTCACTATATCTAAATTGATAAGTTAGACAATATATATGTTAGTCTTGACGGAATTCTAATGTTGAATTAGAATTCATATAACTTAGAACATTTTGCAATGTTTGAAGAATCCTTGTTAGGGATGTAAATAGAGAGATTTTTTGCATCCCTTGCAAATTAATATGAGAAATGGGGGACAAAGTCAAGCCCGGGTACGTACGAATGGGTATATGTTCTACCATTGCCCTTACCTTGCCTAGTTTACATCTTTAATTGAAGGTTTGATTGCCCCTTCGGGGACATCCGATAAAAATGGAATTGAAGGTTTGATTTATAATAGAGTTTATTATTgaaatggtctctcgactattgtgaaattaccaatttggtcctcgacaattttttgtgcccaattaagtcattCGACTTTGAAAagttaaccaatttggtcctccgtttatgttaccgttaaacatccgttaaatcgggaccaaattggtaattaatttttactaaaatggtcccttgactatagcaaaattaccaatttggtcctcgacaattttttgtgcccaattaagtcattCGACTTTGAAAagttaaccaatttggtcccgatttaacagatgtttaacaaaaaaataaacggATGAGGGATGACCAAAttagttaaatttttcaaagttgatGGATTTAATTGNCAATTAAGTCATTCGACTTTGAAAagttaaccaatttggtcctccgtttatgtTACCGTTAagcatccgttaaatcgggaccaaattggtaattttgctatagtcaagggaccattttagtaaaaattaattaccaatttggtcccttgactatagcaaaattaccaatttggtcccgatttaacagatgtttaacaaaaaaataaacggATGAGGGATGACCAAAttagttaaatttttcaaagttgatggatttaattggtcacgaaaaattattgagtaccaaattgataatttcacaatagttgagggaccattttgataataaactcTTTATAATATTAGCAAAGTAGGAGTAAGAAGGGGGAGATTGCCACTTGTGACTAAAAGGATGTTGgtaatttaacaaaaattttattaatggtATGTAAATATCACTTGTTGCCATTagcaaattttaaaaattttttaatataaagaatAGGGTATAGTTGAAATACCATTTTAggtagggaaaatggcatctttagtccctgagttataggggtagtgtagactcagtctctgagttatggctgtatgcgagtttagtccctcagttattcgcaaagtggcgagtttagtccctggccattaaatttgacgaaaaaatttaaaaatattcaaaatttgaggggtaaaataggaaattcacattttattattcttcttatatcaaaaccacttttacaacattatttttcacttcttagcctaattattttcaagatttttcatttttaaaagcattttaataactttcaaatgacttgttaggaacctgactctcgtataacacacttaaaacttagcacaaacaaagaaatgcatgatcattgtatttaggtgtatgaaacacactatcctaacaagtttttatctttttactaagcaacaaaggtaataaaattaaaacttttgagatttttttacacactatcctatctcaaaagttttaattttattacatttgttgcttagtaaaaagataaaaacttgttaggatagtgtgtttcatacacctaaatacaatgatcatgcatttctttgtttgtgctaagttttaagtgtgttatacgaga is a window of Ipomoea triloba cultivar NCNSP0323 chromosome 11, ASM357664v1 DNA encoding:
- the LOC115996309 gene encoding ribulose bisphosphate carboxylase small chain 8B, chloroplastic-like — protein: MASSVLSSTAIASRATAAQANMVAPFTGLKSTASFPVTRKSADFTSIATNGSRVQCMQVWPPYGKKKFETLSYLPTMSTEQLLKQVEYLLNNGWVPCLEFETEKGFVYRECHSSPGYYDGRYWTMWKLPMFGCTDATQVVAELEECKKAYPGSWVRILGFDNVRQVQCIMFIAYKPHD